A window from Cyanobacteria bacterium QS_8_64_29 encodes these proteins:
- a CDS encoding DUF4440 domain-containing protein, whose product MARAAAQIAVLAAGLWLAGSALMPTVAAETDPAAPAARRATLEQAARAWERGDAAAFARAFAPQGELIVPGQRWVGPEAIRRAFEAFAQDNSDVRIRIRRLLLDGDAAAIEWDWSHRVRATGERYRAQDAILVDFQGAKIARWREYIDSESAS is encoded by the coding sequence GTGGCGCGCGCTGCCGCCCAAATTGCGGTACTCGCTGCCGGCTTGTGGCTTGCCGGCAGCGCACTGATGCCGACTGTGGCAGCTGAGACTGATCCCGCTGCACCGGCGGCCAGGCGCGCCACCCTGGAGCAAGCGGCGCGCGCCTGGGAGCGCGGCGATGCTGCTGCCTTTGCCCGCGCGTTTGCCCCCCAAGGCGAGCTCATCGTGCCGGGGCAGCGTTGGGTCGGGCCCGAAGCCATCCGCCGAGCCTTTGAGGCCTTTGCTCAGGACAATAGCGACGTCCGCATCCGCATCCGGCGCCTGCTGCTCGATGGCGATGCGGCCGCGATCGAATGGGATTGGTCGCACCGGGTGCGCGCCACCGGCGAGCGCTACCGCGCCCAAGATGCCATTCTGGTGGACTTTCAGGGTGCGAAAATCGCGCGCTGGCGCGAGTACATCGACAGCGAATCTGCCAGCTAG
- a CDS encoding EamA family transporter, with the protein MLFQRAPAAGERSTTLALLLLIAALIAVAFAPIFIRLSETELGPNATVFNRLFLFALLFGVGRAVSQRLTGQGEPTALAAPSWRQGALLLGMGLVASASLVLWAISLAHTSVAKSMLLNNLTPIFTSLGGWLVLGQRFDSRFLAGMAIALSGATALALEDWEGGEGVLFGDACAFLSAVFLGIYFLLVELLRDRFSATTILLWRCAVGSVLLAPVVWLSEGQFFPTTLTAWLGALGLGLVSEGLGQRLLADSMDRFSASFIAVFLLLEPAISALLALLIFFEQPSPLAWVGFPVILSGVYLAKSSGATASHAEQVSAAEAPEGEYQQASK; encoded by the coding sequence ATGCTGTTTCAGCGCGCCCCTGCGGCCGGCGAGCGCTCCACTACGCTGGCGCTGCTGCTGTTGATTGCAGCGCTGATTGCGGTGGCGTTCGCCCCCATTTTCATTCGCCTGAGCGAGACCGAGTTGGGCCCCAATGCCACGGTTTTCAATCGCCTGTTCCTGTTTGCCCTGTTGTTTGGGGTGGGGCGCGCCGTCAGCCAGCGGTTGACCGGCCAGGGCGAGCCGACGGCACTGGCAGCGCCGAGCTGGCGCCAGGGGGCATTGCTTTTGGGGATGGGCCTGGTTGCCAGCGCCTCGCTGGTGCTGTGGGCCATCTCGCTGGCGCACACCAGCGTGGCCAAATCCATGCTGCTGAACAACCTCACCCCCATTTTCACCAGCCTGGGCGGGTGGCTGGTGCTGGGCCAGCGCTTCGACAGTCGGTTTCTGGCAGGCATGGCGATCGCGCTATCGGGGGCAACGGCGCTAGCGCTCGAGGACTGGGAAGGCGGCGAAGGGGTGCTGTTCGGCGATGCTTGCGCCTTCCTGTCGGCGGTTTTTCTGGGAATCTACTTTTTGCTGGTCGAGTTGCTGCGCGATCGCTTCTCGGCGACCACCATCCTGCTGTGGCGCTGCGCCGTCGGCAGCGTGCTGCTCGCGCCGGTGGTCTGGCTGAGCGAGGGGCAGTTTTTCCCCACCACGCTGACGGCGTGGCTAGGGGCGCTCGGACTGGGGCTCGTGAGTGAGGGCCTGGGGCAGCGCCTGCTGGCCGACAGTATGGACCGCTTCTCGGCCAGTTTCATTGCGGTCTTTTTGCTGCTGGAGCCGGCCATTAGCGCGCTGCTGGCGCTGCTGATCTTCTTCGAGCAGCCCAGCCCGCTGGCCTGGGTGGGGTTTCCGGTCATCCTGAGCGGGGTGTATCTGGCCAAATCCAGTGGGGCAACCGCCAGCCACGCCGAGCAGGTGTCGGCCGCCGAGGCCCCGGAGGGGGAGTACCAACAGGCCAGCAAGTAG
- a CDS encoding sodium-independent anion transporter, translated as MADFPSPSTQERAPSRWVAAALSALDPQYLLPSLSAGLVTGIIAVIRAISYAALVFAGDLAVHLPVGIGLAIFGNIALSAVVALTGPFPGTITTPLAAPTAVLATLAGSIALHASEPAASPTVLVTVVAAIALGTLLSGLVLLALGVLRLGDRIQRIPYPVIGGFMAGTGWLLVTGSLQVMTGIQPSWEALPALLAPTVLPRWLLGVGFALVLLAVTARYKHFSVVPLSLLAFVAAFYAGLLGTGMPLEAARAQGWLLDLAFTGGVWQPLTPQALAAIDWGAVLQAWDGIASLVLICVLELVLTKNGIELAVGQDIDLDRTLSAVGLANVAAGLGSGMAGNQALPSTLLVAKMSASTRLTGLICALVSVAVLVVGATFLSVLPKPVLGALVLYLGLSLLIQWGYQTWFRLARAEYGVIVAMLVAIGVWGFLEGVALGFGLQVLIFLVAYSRQGAISGTSDGTTTQSSSTRSPAVQQWLQERGHRLHILHLRGYLFFGTANGLLVQFRSLATASEGQRPSLIVLDARRLEGTDATGVYNLARIRILAQQHGITLVYTALAPELEAQLRRGGAIAADDPTCRCFECFDGGLAWCEERLLSEASLSVAS; from the coding sequence ATGGCCGATTTTCCTTCTCCTTCCACGCAGGAGCGCGCCCCGTCCCGCTGGGTGGCAGCGGCACTGAGCGCGCTAGATCCGCAATACCTGCTGCCTAGCCTGAGCGCTGGCCTGGTGACTGGCATTATTGCTGTCATTCGTGCCATTTCCTACGCCGCGCTGGTTTTTGCTGGGGATTTGGCCGTTCACTTACCGGTGGGCATCGGCCTCGCCATTTTTGGCAACATCGCCCTCAGCGCCGTCGTGGCCCTCACCGGCCCCTTCCCCGGCACGATCACGACGCCGCTGGCTGCGCCCACCGCTGTCCTGGCAACCCTGGCCGGCAGCATTGCCTTGCATGCCAGCGAGCCGGCCGCTTCGCCGACGGTGCTGGTCACGGTTGTGGCCGCGATCGCGCTGGGCACGCTCCTGTCGGGGCTGGTGCTGCTGGCCCTGGGGGTGCTCCGCCTGGGTGATCGCATCCAGCGCATTCCTTATCCCGTCATCGGCGGCTTCATGGCCGGCACGGGCTGGTTGCTGGTGACCGGCTCGCTGCAGGTCATGACGGGCATCCAACCGAGCTGGGAAGCGTTGCCTGCGCTGCTGGCGCCGACAGTGCTGCCGCGCTGGCTGCTGGGAGTGGGCTTTGCCCTGGTTCTGCTGGCGGTCACGGCGCGCTACAAGCATTTTTCGGTCGTGCCGCTGAGCCTGCTGGCGTTCGTGGCGGCGTTCTACGCCGGCTTGCTGGGCACCGGGATGCCGCTGGAGGCGGCCCGGGCGCAAGGCTGGCTGCTCGATCTGGCCTTTACGGGCGGGGTGTGGCAGCCGCTGACCCCGCAGGCGCTGGCCGCAATCGATTGGGGCGCCGTACTGCAAGCTTGGGATGGAATTGCCTCGCTCGTGCTGATTTGCGTGCTCGAGCTGGTGCTGACCAAAAACGGCATCGAGCTGGCGGTGGGGCAAGACATCGATCTGGACCGCACCTTGAGCGCGGTAGGACTGGCCAACGTGGCGGCCGGTCTGGGCAGCGGCATGGCTGGCAACCAGGCCCTGCCCAGCACGCTGCTGGTCGCCAAAATGTCGGCTAGCACCCGCCTGACGGGTCTGATTTGCGCCCTAGTGAGCGTGGCCGTGCTGGTGGTGGGCGCTACGTTCCTATCGGTGCTGCCCAAACCGGTGTTGGGCGCGCTAGTGCTGTATCTGGGCCTGTCGCTGCTGATCCAGTGGGGCTATCAGACGTGGTTCCGGCTAGCGCGCGCCGAGTACGGTGTCATCGTGGCAATGTTGGTTGCCATTGGCGTTTGGGGCTTTTTGGAAGGCGTGGCCCTTGGGTTCGGGCTGCAGGTGCTGATCTTTTTGGTTGCCTACAGCCGGCAAGGGGCCATCAGCGGCACCAGCGACGGCACCACTACCCAGAGCTCGAGCACGCGTTCCCCAGCGGTGCAGCAGTGGCTCCAGGAGCGCGGCCACCGCCTGCACATCCTGCACCTGCGCGGCTACCTCTTTTTCGGCACGGCGAATGGCTTGCTGGTACAGTTCCGGTCGCTGGCAACCGCGAGCGAGGGGCAGCGCCCAAGCTTGATCGTGCTCGATGCCCGCCGCTTGGAAGGCACCGACGCCACCGGTGTTTACAATTTGGCTCGCATCCGCATCCTGGCGCAGCAGCACGGTATCACGCTGGTCTATACCGCTCTGGCTCCCGAGCTCGAGGCCCAGCTGCGCCGCGGCGGCGCGATCGCCGCAGACGACCCGACGTGCCGCTGCTTCGAGTGCTTTGATGGCGGTCTGGCCTGGTGCGAGGAACGCCTGCTGAGCGAGGCCAGCCTATCGGTAGCGTCCTAA
- a CDS encoding NAD-dependent dehydratase: MKVLVLGGDGFCGWPTSLHLSRSGHEVIIADNLARRDIDNELEASSLTPIAPMGTRLQAWREVSGRAIDFHRLDVAEDYDQLLQLIQDERPDAIVHFAEQRAAPYSMKSSAHKRYTVSNNINATHNTLCAIAESGQDIHLVHLGTMGVYGYGTAGIKIPEGYLDVEIVTEDGDRVPQQILYPPNPGSVYHMTKTQDQLLFAYYNKNDNVRVTDLHQGIVWGTETEDTRRDPRLINRFDYDGDFGTVLNRFLMQAAVGYPLTVHGTGGQTRAFIHIQNTVRCIELALAYPPEHGERVKILNQMTETHCIRDLAQLVAQLTGAEIAYVDNPRKEALENDLSVENRRLLDLGLEPKTLAQDLLNEVTEVAGKYKHRADLSKIPCTSTWTPQQCAGVPEAAHQRQG, encoded by the coding sequence ATGAAAGTACTGGTTCTAGGCGGAGACGGCTTTTGCGGCTGGCCCACCTCGCTGCACCTGTCCCGCAGCGGCCACGAGGTCATCATTGCCGACAACCTGGCCCGCCGCGACATCGACAACGAATTGGAAGCCAGCTCGCTGACTCCCATTGCGCCCATGGGCACGCGCCTGCAGGCCTGGCGCGAAGTCAGCGGGCGCGCCATTGACTTTCACCGCCTGGATGTGGCCGAAGACTACGACCAGCTGCTGCAGCTCATTCAAGACGAGCGCCCCGACGCCATCGTGCACTTTGCCGAGCAGCGGGCCGCGCCCTACTCCATGAAGTCCTCGGCCCACAAGCGCTACACCGTCAGCAACAATATCAACGCCACCCACAACACCCTCTGCGCCATTGCCGAATCGGGCCAGGACATCCACCTGGTGCACCTGGGGACCATGGGCGTCTACGGCTACGGCACCGCCGGGATCAAAATCCCCGAGGGCTATCTGGACGTCGAGATCGTCACCGAGGACGGCGATCGCGTGCCGCAGCAGATCCTGTACCCGCCCAACCCCGGCAGCGTCTACCACATGACCAAGACCCAGGACCAGCTGCTGTTCGCCTACTACAACAAAAACGATAACGTGCGCGTCACCGACCTGCACCAGGGTATCGTCTGGGGCACCGAGACCGAAGACACCCGGCGCGACCCGCGCCTGATCAACCGCTTCGACTACGACGGCGATTTCGGCACGGTACTCAACCGCTTTTTGATGCAGGCGGCGGTGGGCTACCCGCTGACCGTGCACGGCACCGGCGGTCAGACCCGGGCCTTTATCCACATCCAAAACACGGTGCGCTGCATCGAGCTGGCCCTGGCCTATCCGCCCGAGCATGGCGAGCGGGTCAAGATCCTCAACCAAATGACCGAGACCCACTGCATCCGCGATTTGGCCCAGCTGGTGGCGCAGCTCACCGGCGCCGAGATTGCCTACGTGGACAACCCGCGCAAGGAGGCGCTAGAAAACGACCTCTCGGTAGAGAACCGGCGGCTGCTGGATCTGGGCCTCGAGCCCAAAACCCTGGCCCAGGACTTGCTCAACGAGGTCACCGAAGTGGCCGGCAAGTACAAGCACCGCGCCGACCTGAGCAAAATCCCGTGCACTTCCACCTGGACCCCCCAGCAGTGCGCTGGCGTGCCCGAGGCCGCCCACCAGCGGCAAGGATGA